A stretch of the Muntiacus reevesi chromosome 8, mMunRee1.1, whole genome shotgun sequence genome encodes the following:
- the SLC15A2 gene encoding solute carrier family 15 member 2: MNPFQKNDSKETLFLPVSTEEVPPRPPSFPKQPSPKICGSNYPLSIVFIVVNEFCERFSYYGMKAVLTLYFLYFLHWSENTSTSVYHAFSSLCYFTPILGAAIADSWLGKFKTIIYLSLVYVLGHVIKSMGALPILGGQMLHTVLSMFGLSLIALGTGGIKPCVAAFGGDQFEEKHAEERTRYFSVFYLSINAGSLISTFVTPMLRGDVQCFGKDCYALAFGVPGLLMLIALVVFAMGSKLYRKPPPEGNILNQVVKCIWFAISSRFKNHSGDNPKREHWVDWAAEKYPKQLIMDVKALTRVLFLYIPLPMFWALLDQQGSRWTLQATRMNGNLGFFVLQPDQMQVLNPFLVLVFIPLFDLVIYPLVSKCGINFTSLRKMAVGMILACLAFAVAAAVEIKINEMAPHQPDSQEIFLQVLNLADDEVKVTVLSDENNTLLAESIKSFQNMPHYSKLHLKTKSQNFHFQLKYHNVSVYTEHSVEEKIWYTLIIREDGESISSMMVKDEENKATNGMIAMRFVNTLHEEVNVSLGTDASLIVGEDYGVSAYRTVQRGEYPAVHCRTKNEDFSLNLGLLDFGAIYLFVITNRTSQGPQAWKMEYIPANKMSIAWQLPQYALVTAGEVMFSVTGLEFSYSQAPSSMKSVLQAAWLLTVAVGNIIVLIVAQFSGLAQWAEFILFSCLLLVVCLIFSIMGYYYVPLKPGDVQGSTDKQTPQIQGNMIDLETKKTRL; this comes from the exons ATGAATCCCTTCCAGAAAAATGATTCCAAGGAAACTCTTTTTTTACCTGTCTCCACTGAAGAGGTACCACCTCGACCCCCCAGCTTTCCAAAGCAGCCATCTCCG AAAATCTGTGGCTCCAACTATCCACTGAGTATTGTCTTCATTGTGGTGAATGAATTCTGTGAGCGCTTTTCCTATTATGGCATGAAAG CTGTGCTGACCCTGTATTtcctgtatttcctgcattggagtgAAAACACTTCCACATCTGTGTACCATGCCTTCAGCAGCCTCTGTTACTTCACTCCCATCCTGGGAGCAGCCATTGCTGACTCATGGTTGGGAAAATTCAA GACAATCATCTATCTCTCCTTGGTGTATGTGCTTGGCCATGTGATCAAGTCCATGGGTGCCTTACCAATACTGGGGGGACAAATGTTACACAC AGTCCTGTCAATGTTTGGCCTGAGTCTAATAGCTTTGGGGACAGGAGGTATCAAACCCTGTGTGGCAGCTTTTGGTGGAGACCAATTTGAAGAAAAACAT gcagaGGAACGGACTAGATACTTCTCAGTCTTCTACCTCTCCATCAATGCAGGGAGCTTGATTTCTACATTTGTCACACCCATGCTGAGAG GAGATGTGCAGTGTTTTGGGAAGGACTGCTATGCATTGGCTTTTGGAGTTCCAGGATTGCTTATGCTGATAGCTCTTG TTGTGTTTGCAATGGGAAGTAAACTATACAGAAAACCACCTCCTGAAGGAAACATATTGAATCAAGTGGTCAAATGTATCTGG TTTGCCATTTCCAGCCGTTTCAAGAACCATTCTGGGGACAATCCCAAGCGAGAGCACTGGGTGGACTGGGCAGCTGAGAAATACCCA AAGCAGCTCATTATGGATGTAAAGGCACTGACCAGGGTACTGTTCCTTTATATTCCATTGCCCATGTTCTGGGCACTTTTGGATCAGCAG GGCTCACGATGGACCTTGCAAGCCACCAGGATGAATGGGAATTTG GGTTTCTTTGTGCTTCAGCCTGATCAGATGCAG GTGCTAAATCCCTTTTTGGTTCTTGTCTTCATACCATTGTTTGACCTTGTCATTTATCCTCTGGTCTCTAAGTGTGGCATTAACTTCAC ATCACTTAGGAAAATGGCTGTTGGTATGATCCTAGCATGCCTGGCTTTTGCAGTTGCTGCTGCTGTAGAGATAAAAATTAAT GAAATGGCCCCACACCAGCCAGATTCCCAAGAGATTTTCCTACAAGTCTTAAATCTGGCAGATGATGAGGTGAAGGTAACAGTGCTCAGCGATGAAAATAATACTCTGTTGGCAGAGTCCATCAAATCTTTTCAG AATATGCCACACTATTCCAAACTCCACTTGAAGACAAAAAGCCAGAATTTCCACTTCCAATTGAAATATCATAATGTGTCTGTCTACACTGAGCATTCTGTGGAGGAGAAAATATGGTACACCCTCATCATTCGAGAAGATGGGGAAAGTATTTCTAGCATGATG GTGAAggatgaagaaaacaaagcaaccAATGGGATGATAGCCATGAG GTTTGTTAACACTTTGCATGAAGAGGTCAATGTCTCCCTGGGTACAGATGCATCCCTCATTGTTGGTGAAGACTATGGTGTGTCTGCTTACAGAACTGTGCAAAGAGGAGA ATATCCTGCAGTGCATTGTAGAACAAAGAATGAAGATTTTTCGCTGAATTTGGGCCTACTAGACTTTGGTGCAATTTATCTGTTTGTCATTACTAAT AGAACCAGTCAGGGTCCTCAGGCCTGGAAGATGGAATACATCCCAGCCAACAAAATGTCCATCGCATGGCAGCTACCACAATATGCTCTTGTTACAGCTGGGGAGGTCATGTTCTCTGTCACAGGACTTGAGTTTTCTTATTCTCAG GCTCCCTCTAGCATGAAGTCTGTACTCCAGGCGGCCTGGTTGTTGACAGTTGCAGTTGGGAATATCATTGTGCTTATTGTGGCACAGTTCAGTGGCCTGGCTCAG TGGGCCgaattcattttgttttcctgcCTCTTGCTGGTGGTCTGCCTGATCTTCTCCATCATGGGATACTACTATGTTCCTTTAAAGCCAGGGGATGTTCAGGGGTCAACAGATAAGCAGACCCCTCAAATCCAAGGAAATATGATCGACCTGGAAACCAAGAAGACAAGACTCTAA